In one Geoglobus acetivorans genomic region, the following are encoded:
- a CDS encoding 2-oxoacid:acceptor oxidoreductase subunit alpha encodes MDLNVCIVGAAGDGVKEAGELAAELFAHFGYSVFVYQEYQSIIRGGHNASIVRMSDREINSHRKYFDLMICLEDYAYELYRPYLRGDLIYDTKFKCGGIGIPMTEIIKEEQEPNIFRNAASLGALAAYLDIEFDILERIFSDRFGARAKDDITIAKAAYEYYRSRYDPKMRLEKIGRRKKLVSGAVAIAEGLISAGLTHFYAYPMTPASPILHYLIKKREIVAYQPESEIAAVGMAIGSAYAGKRSATGTSGGGFALMAESISLAGMAEIPLLVIEAQRTSPSTGMATYHGQEDLYFAMHPAHGEFPMAVACPYSVEEAFYLSAELMNIAWKYQIPAILLTDKNLVESYKTAEIERTNLIEEIEIVKSSEGEYMRYEVTESGISKYAVPPAIVKANSNEHDEFGITTDDASVRTQMHEKRMLKENLLREDIRDRAWKFFLKGKDTIVTWGSTFGPVYEVAEELGYRVAVPRYLRPFIKPGLAHAVVVEQNYTGQLAKLLEMHGVEVKRVNKWDGRPFTPDELRELLG; translated from the coding sequence ATGGATTTGAACGTTTGCATAGTTGGTGCTGCAGGTGATGGTGTTAAAGAAGCAGGAGAGCTTGCGGCAGAGCTCTTCGCCCATTTTGGTTACAGCGTTTTTGTGTATCAGGAATACCAGTCCATAATTCGGGGTGGGCATAACGCCAGCATTGTGAGGATGTCGGACAGAGAGATAAACTCCCACAGAAAATACTTTGATCTGATGATCTGCCTCGAAGATTATGCGTATGAACTGTACAGGCCCTATCTCAGGGGAGACCTGATCTACGATACCAAGTTCAAATGCGGGGGCATTGGCATTCCCATGACCGAAATCATCAAAGAAGAACAGGAGCCCAATATTTTCAGGAATGCGGCATCGCTCGGTGCCCTCGCAGCATACCTCGACATCGAATTCGATATTCTGGAGAGAATATTCTCAGACAGGTTTGGAGCAAGGGCCAAGGACGACATCACCATAGCAAAGGCTGCGTATGAGTATTACAGAAGCAGATATGACCCAAAAATGAGGCTCGAAAAAATAGGCAGGAGAAAGAAGCTCGTGTCCGGTGCTGTGGCAATAGCAGAGGGGTTGATTTCTGCAGGTTTGACCCATTTCTATGCCTACCCGATGACACCGGCATCTCCAATTTTGCACTATCTCATAAAAAAGAGGGAAATCGTGGCGTATCAGCCTGAAAGCGAGATTGCTGCGGTGGGTATGGCGATAGGAAGTGCTTATGCTGGAAAAAGAAGTGCAACCGGAACGAGTGGTGGGGGTTTTGCACTCATGGCCGAGTCAATAAGCCTCGCCGGGATGGCAGAGATTCCACTGCTTGTGATCGAGGCACAGAGAACCTCTCCATCCACCGGCATGGCGACATATCACGGTCAGGAAGACCTTTATTTTGCGATGCACCCGGCACACGGAGAGTTTCCGATGGCTGTGGCATGTCCCTACAGTGTGGAGGAGGCTTTTTACCTGTCTGCAGAGCTTATGAACATTGCATGGAAGTACCAGATTCCGGCCATTCTGCTCACCGATAAAAACCTTGTTGAGAGCTACAAAACTGCTGAAATCGAGAGGACCAATCTGATCGAAGAGATTGAAATTGTGAAGAGCAGTGAAGGCGAATACATGCGGTATGAAGTAACCGAAAGCGGTATCTCGAAATACGCAGTACCGCCTGCCATTGTGAAGGCAAACTCCAACGAACACGACGAGTTTGGTATTACCACCGACGATGCGTCGGTTAGAACGCAGATGCATGAGAAAAGAATGCTAAAAGAAAACCTTCTCAGGGAAGACATACGTGACAGGGCCTGGAAGTTCTTTTTAAAGGGTAAAGACACGATTGTAACATGGGGATCTACATTTGGTCCAGTTTACGAGGTTGCTGAGGAACTGGGGTACAGAGTGGCGGTACCGAGATACCTCAGACCGTTCATTAAACCCGGTCTTGCTCACGCTGTCGTGGTGGAACAGAACTACACAGGACAGCTTGCGAAACTTCTTGAGATGCACGGTGTTGAGGTTAAAAGGGTGAACAAGTGGGATGGGAGGCCGTTCACACCCGATGAACTCAGGGAACTTCTGGGGTGA
- a CDS encoding tubulin/FtsZ family protein: MRFFAIGFGQAGGKILDLFMENEKLRGTNTLKALAVNTARTDLMGLKHIPPKNRILIGQTTVKGHGVGTDNKLGAKVAQEEIETILNAIDEMGTHEVDAFLIIAGLGGGTGSGGSPVLAKYLSEMYSEPVYCVGVLPAPEEGKLYSLNAARSMITLLKYVDNLILVDNGAWKFEGLSLKESYAKINEEIVRRLAILARAGEPVEENLVGEMVVDSSEVINTLRGGGISSIGYATLPVQEKKKTGLFGLFKKKETELVTAEEDKSTKIATLVRKAALGRLTIPCNISSAERALVLVAGPPEYLDRKGLEKAKLWLEEQIAGVEVRAGDYPTRRTKHVAALVVLANVTEIPRVKQLQKLAAEAREEVEEAEKVRIEKTISLFDEEDLEPLF, from the coding sequence ATGAGGTTCTTCGCAATAGGATTTGGTCAGGCCGGTGGAAAAATACTTGATCTGTTCATGGAAAACGAGAAGCTCAGGGGTACGAACACACTTAAAGCTCTTGCAGTAAATACTGCACGAACAGACCTGATGGGGTTGAAGCACATTCCCCCGAAAAACAGAATTCTTATCGGACAGACGACCGTAAAGGGTCACGGTGTCGGGACAGACAACAAACTCGGTGCAAAAGTGGCTCAGGAGGAAATTGAGACCATTCTCAATGCGATTGATGAGATGGGGACGCATGAAGTTGACGCTTTCCTCATCATAGCCGGACTTGGTGGCGGAACTGGCAGTGGTGGCAGCCCGGTTCTCGCCAAATATCTGTCCGAAATGTATTCCGAGCCAGTATACTGTGTTGGCGTGCTTCCTGCGCCTGAGGAAGGAAAGCTTTACTCACTCAACGCTGCAAGGAGCATGATCACCCTTCTGAAATATGTTGATAACCTGATTCTTGTTGATAATGGTGCCTGGAAGTTTGAGGGTCTGAGTCTCAAGGAAAGCTACGCAAAGATAAATGAAGAAATCGTCAGAAGGCTTGCCATTCTTGCCAGGGCAGGAGAGCCTGTGGAGGAAAATCTCGTTGGTGAAATGGTTGTCGACAGCTCCGAGGTTATCAACACACTCAGGGGTGGAGGAATATCCTCGATAGGCTATGCAACACTGCCAGTGCAGGAGAAGAAAAAAACAGGATTATTCGGACTTTTCAAGAAGAAGGAGACAGAACTGGTTACGGCCGAAGAGGACAAATCGACAAAAATCGCCACGCTTGTCAGAAAGGCTGCCCTTGGAAGATTGACAATACCGTGCAACATCTCGAGCGCAGAAAGGGCATTGGTGCTTGTGGCCGGTCCGCCAGAGTACCTGGACAGAAAGGGACTTGAGAAGGCCAAACTCTGGCTTGAAGAACAGATTGCCGGAGTGGAGGTCAGAGCGGGTGATTACCCGACGAGGAGGACGAAGCATGTTGCCGCACTGGTGGTTCTTGCAAACGTAACCGAAATACCGAGAGTCAAACAGCTCCAGAAACTTGCAGCAGAGGCCAGGGAAGAGGTTGAGGAGGCAGAAAAGGTAAGAATAGAAAAGACAATTTCTCTGTTCGATGAAGAAGACCTTGAGCCACTATTTTAG
- a CDS encoding histidinol phosphate phosphatase domain-containing protein: MIDLHIHSTFSDGELIPSEISRRLSAMNYEAFAITDHVDFSNMDHVLSSLLKLRDFMEDYEITMIPGVELTHIPPRLIGRAARMARKLGAEIVIVHGETIAEPVKEGTNLSAVNEEIDILAHPGLVDERTCEIASDNGIYFEITSRRGHSLTNGHVAKMAQMYGVKLVLNTDSHSPFDFITGEQAVKILRGAGIEDAEGVFRNSSDIVRLKK; this comes from the coding sequence ATGATTGACCTTCATATCCATTCAACCTTCAGCGATGGTGAGCTGATACCTTCGGAAATATCCAGAAGGCTTTCAGCAATGAATTACGAGGCTTTTGCAATCACCGACCATGTTGATTTCTCGAACATGGATCATGTCCTATCTTCACTTCTGAAGCTTAGGGATTTTATGGAGGATTATGAGATCACGATGATTCCCGGAGTTGAGCTGACACACATCCCGCCCAGACTCATTGGCAGGGCGGCCAGAATGGCCCGCAAGCTTGGTGCGGAGATCGTCATTGTGCATGGTGAAACGATTGCAGAACCGGTAAAGGAAGGCACAAATCTCAGTGCAGTTAATGAGGAAATCGATATTCTTGCCCATCCAGGGCTGGTAGATGAGAGAACATGCGAGATTGCCTCGGACAACGGAATTTATTTTGAGATTACTTCGAGGAGAGGACACAGCCTCACAAATGGTCATGTGGCAAAAATGGCGCAGATGTACGGGGTCAAACTCGTACTGAACACCGATTCCCACTCCCCGTTCGATTTCATAACAGGAGAGCAGGCGGTGAAGATTCTCAGAGGTGCGGGAATAGAAGATGCTGAAGGAGTTTTCAGAAACTCCTCAGATATTGTGCGCCTCAAGAAGTGA
- the tatA gene encoding twin-arginine translocase TatA/TatE family subunit, producing the protein MIGGVGPNELLLILLIAVLLFGANKLPELARSIGKASGEFKKAQREAELELVEFERNLREGKYENKDKEKREKLEEMARALKIDPEGKSDEELLEEIRKAIPKEKAEP; encoded by the coding sequence ATGATTGGTGGAGTCGGACCCAATGAACTGTTGCTGATTCTTCTGATTGCTGTGCTGCTGTTCGGGGCAAATAAGCTCCCTGAGCTGGCGAGAAGCATAGGTAAAGCCTCAGGCGAGTTCAAGAAGGCTCAGAGAGAGGCAGAGCTTGAACTTGTCGAGTTTGAAAGAAACCTCAGGGAAGGGAAATACGAAAACAAAGATAAGGAGAAAAGAGAAAAGCTTGAGGAAATGGCAAGGGCACTGAAAATCGATCCCGAAGGTAAAAGCGATGAAGAACTCCTCGAGGAGATAAGAAAGGCGATTCCAAAAGAGAAAGCTGAGCCTTAA
- a CDS encoding bifunctional ADP-dependent NAD(P)H-hydrate dehydratase/NAD(P)H-hydrate epimerase: MHETIDSRHMNALDLNCEFFGLSRLQLMENAGKGVAEEILSRFDQGRVVIFAGTGNNGGDAFVAARFLKGFDVEIVLAGEVKSELARRNLSILEKAGLPVHRWGSYEFGGGDIIVDALLGTGIRGKLREPYRTIIERINESDGFKVSVDVPSGLDADTGEYETAVRADLTVTFHRAKPGLFRAGELAGEIVVKDIGIPELFEKLSGPGDFKLAYRRFEDAHKGMHGRVLVVGGSPYIGAPVLSALAALKAGADIVTLAVPESIYPLAGSFSPELIVKSIPGDELTAENVSEILRLAEKHDVVVFGMGTVDKGDVAEEISKRVEKMVIDAGGLTSSINCSAILTPHAGEFRRVFGKEASEINVIGAAEKSGTCIILKGKRDIISDGERIKYNDTGNAGMTVGGTGDVLAGIAGALFAVNDDAFTAACASAFIAGYAGDLCFEEKGYNFTALDVIEKLPHAVKKIMELK; the protein is encoded by the coding sequence ATGCATGAAACAATCGATTCCAGACACATGAACGCTCTTGACTTAAACTGTGAATTTTTCGGGCTTTCGAGACTTCAGCTGATGGAAAATGCGGGAAAAGGTGTTGCCGAGGAAATCCTCAGCAGATTCGATCAGGGCAGGGTCGTTATTTTTGCCGGGACGGGAAACAACGGAGGAGATGCTTTTGTCGCTGCAAGGTTTCTTAAAGGATTTGACGTTGAAATCGTTCTGGCAGGAGAGGTGAAAAGCGAACTTGCCAGAAGAAATCTGTCCATTCTCGAAAAGGCGGGCCTGCCCGTTCACAGGTGGGGTAGCTATGAGTTCGGGGGTGGTGACATAATCGTAGACGCCCTCCTTGGAACAGGTATCAGGGGTAAGCTGAGAGAGCCATACAGGACGATTATTGAGAGAATAAACGAATCTGATGGATTCAAAGTTTCTGTGGATGTTCCAAGCGGACTTGATGCAGATACCGGAGAATACGAGACGGCAGTTAGGGCAGACCTCACCGTAACATTCCACAGAGCCAAACCCGGGCTTTTCAGGGCGGGTGAACTTGCGGGAGAGATCGTGGTTAAAGACATTGGAATTCCAGAACTTTTTGAGAAGCTTTCGGGCCCTGGAGATTTCAAACTGGCTTACAGGCGATTTGAGGATGCTCACAAGGGCATGCACGGCAGAGTTCTCGTTGTCGGCGGTTCCCCGTACATAGGTGCTCCGGTTCTCTCTGCCCTTGCAGCCCTGAAGGCCGGGGCAGACATCGTAACACTCGCCGTTCCTGAAAGCATATATCCTCTGGCTGGCTCATTCTCTCCGGAGCTTATCGTGAAGTCAATTCCCGGAGATGAACTGACTGCAGAAAACGTTTCGGAGATTCTCAGGCTGGCTGAAAAGCATGATGTTGTTGTTTTCGGCATGGGGACGGTCGATAAAGGAGATGTTGCAGAGGAGATATCAAAGAGGGTTGAAAAAATGGTGATTGACGCCGGAGGGCTGACGTCCAGCATTAACTGCAGTGCGATTCTGACGCCCCATGCTGGAGAGTTCAGAAGGGTGTTCGGGAAGGAGGCCAGCGAGATTAACGTCATAGGAGCTGCAGAAAAAAGTGGCACATGCATAATCCTCAAGGGTAAGAGGGACATAATATCTGACGGAGAGAGAATAAAATACAACGATACCGGAAATGCCGGTATGACTGTGGGAGGTACAGGCGATGTGCTTGCAGGGATTGCCGGAGCGCTTTTTGCGGTAAACGACGATGCCTTCACCGCTGCATGTGCCTCAGCTTTTATTGCAGGCTATGCCGGTGATCTGTGCTTTGAGGAAAAGGGCTACAATTTCACGGCCCTCGACGTTATTGAAAAACTGCCCCATGCCGTAAAAAAGATAATGGAACTAAAATAG
- a CDS encoding polyprenyl synthetase family protein: MIESWEEYRVINDALNRLVNNLETLPKVKRAIEHLIRAGGKRTRPLVVLLSAKLAGGKYEDVIDMAMAVELIHTASLAHDDIIDRGVVRRNVETLNVKYDPSLAMLVGDWLISKSVELTSRYGHEIVRNFARTGMVMSEGEILDVYSLTDDFSRDDYFRCIESKTASLFAFSARNAYKFVSGDSEGADRLFQYGLNLGIAYQLVDDLLEFLEIFEEKKSEFESMTLPVILEARVGFRNAVDEVLELIRKFTGMSKDALKTFPSCDAKEKLLQLVDYMTVNMIRNYVTKNREIISLLEAHNI; the protein is encoded by the coding sequence ATGATTGAAAGCTGGGAGGAATACAGAGTAATAAATGACGCGCTGAACAGGTTGGTAAACAATCTCGAAACCCTGCCCAAGGTAAAAAGAGCCATAGAGCATCTTATCAGAGCAGGAGGCAAAAGGACGAGGCCTCTTGTGGTTTTGCTCAGTGCAAAGCTTGCAGGGGGAAAGTATGAGGATGTCATTGACATGGCAATGGCTGTTGAACTGATCCACACCGCAAGTCTTGCCCATGATGACATCATAGATAGGGGCGTGGTAAGGAGAAACGTTGAAACTCTGAATGTTAAGTACGATCCATCCCTGGCAATGCTTGTTGGAGACTGGCTCATTTCAAAATCTGTTGAGCTTACATCACGGTACGGTCATGAAATTGTCAGGAATTTCGCAAGAACCGGTATGGTGATGAGCGAGGGAGAGATTCTCGACGTTTACAGCCTCACTGATGATTTCAGCAGAGATGATTATTTCAGGTGTATTGAGTCAAAAACTGCATCTCTTTTCGCTTTTTCAGCAAGAAATGCATATAAATTCGTTTCAGGCGATTCTGAAGGGGCTGATAGGCTATTTCAGTATGGGCTGAATCTTGGAATTGCCTATCAGCTTGTTGATGACCTGCTCGAATTTCTGGAAATATTTGAGGAGAAGAAGAGTGAGTTTGAATCCATGACACTTCCGGTTATACTTGAGGCGAGGGTTGGCTTCAGAAATGCAGTGGACGAGGTGCTGGAACTGATCCGGAAATTCACCGGGATGAGCAAGGACGCACTCAAAACCTTCCCGAGCTGTGATGCGAAGGAAAAGCTCCTTCAGCTTGTCGATTACATGACTGTCAACATGATAAGAAACTATGTTACAAAAAACAGAGAAATAATCTCACTTCTTGAGGCGCACAATATCTGA
- a CDS encoding thiamine pyrophosphate-dependent enzyme, producing MKSKIEWCPGCGNFGILKAFRRVIERLESEGVKRGRIVSVAGIGCHGRMPDYLDIPTFHTIHGRVLPLMTGIKLANPELLVSGFSGDGDALNEGMEHFIHAAKRNTDVALFLHNNQVFGLTTGQFTATTPRGKKTRTTPAGNPEWPINPALIALVSGATFIARGFAGNVSQLSDLMYDAIKHRGFAFVEILQPCITFNNTWDYYRENVYVAEPAESFDEALKLVSDGVATGLLFRTEKQTFEETLLNSLRVPKKSCERDMRSREFHSDP from the coding sequence ATGAAGAGCAAGATAGAATGGTGCCCGGGATGCGGCAATTTTGGAATCCTCAAGGCTTTCAGAAGGGTTATTGAAAGGCTTGAGAGTGAGGGTGTAAAAAGGGGCAGGATTGTCTCTGTTGCCGGGATAGGCTGTCATGGCAGAATGCCGGATTATCTCGATATACCCACATTTCACACAATTCACGGAAGAGTGCTACCGCTTATGACTGGCATAAAGCTTGCGAATCCTGAACTCCTGGTTTCCGGATTTTCCGGAGACGGTGATGCCCTGAACGAGGGGATGGAGCATTTCATACATGCTGCCAAAAGGAACACCGATGTTGCTCTGTTCCTCCACAACAATCAGGTTTTCGGACTGACAACGGGTCAGTTCACAGCGACAACGCCCAGAGGGAAGAAAACGAGAACAACTCCAGCCGGAAATCCAGAATGGCCAATAAACCCGGCACTTATAGCCCTTGTGTCGGGAGCAACCTTCATTGCCAGGGGGTTTGCCGGAAATGTCAGCCAGCTATCGGATCTGATGTATGATGCGATAAAACACAGGGGATTCGCTTTTGTTGAGATTCTCCAGCCTTGCATCACGTTCAACAACACCTGGGATTACTACAGAGAAAACGTTTACGTCGCTGAACCGGCAGAAAGTTTTGATGAGGCATTAAAACTGGTCAGTGATGGGGTGGCAACCGGATTGCTGTTCAGGACAGAAAAACAGACGTTTGAGGAGACCCTCCTCAACTCACTGAGAGTTCCCAAAAAAAGTTGTGAAAGAGATATGAGATCACGGGAATTTCATTCAGACCCCTGA
- a CDS encoding deoxyhypusine synthase → MIREISISGGIRASDLIRQMKDTAYNARRLGEAAEIYREMIESNSFIFFTLAGAMIPAGMRGIIRGILENDFANVLVTTGANVTHEIAEALGFRHERGSDEVDDVELSRENINRIYDVFISNEAFEGVEEFISQILSGMEGRYTSYELLWEIGSHLPKDSFLRVAYEKKIPVFAPTLHDSILGLHIYIYGRKLVYDPIKDVEKMVDLCFQHERYGVVIVGGGVPKNFTLQAMLLAHGYDYAVQITTDSPQWGGLSGATLDEAKSWCKLKENAKSVTAYVDATIALPLIYAYLADELGDKS, encoded by the coding sequence ATGATAAGGGAAATCAGCATTTCAGGAGGCATTAGAGCCTCGGATCTGATCAGACAGATGAAGGACACAGCGTACAACGCCAGAAGGCTGGGTGAGGCAGCAGAAATCTACAGAGAGATGATCGAAAGCAACAGCTTCATTTTTTTCACTCTTGCGGGAGCGATGATTCCCGCAGGCATGAGGGGGATAATTCGAGGGATCCTCGAAAACGATTTTGCAAACGTCCTTGTAACCACCGGTGCCAACGTTACCCATGAAATAGCCGAAGCTCTCGGTTTCAGGCATGAAAGAGGGAGTGACGAGGTTGACGATGTTGAGCTGAGCAGGGAGAACATAAACAGAATTTATGATGTCTTCATATCGAATGAAGCATTCGAAGGCGTCGAAGAATTTATCTCGCAGATACTGTCCGGGATGGAGGGGAGATACACAAGCTATGAGCTTTTATGGGAGATCGGAAGCCACCTCCCGAAGGATTCGTTTTTGAGAGTGGCTTACGAGAAAAAAATTCCCGTGTTCGCCCCAACACTCCATGATTCGATTCTCGGTCTGCACATCTACATCTATGGCAGAAAGCTGGTGTACGATCCAATCAAAGACGTTGAGAAAATGGTTGATCTCTGTTTTCAGCATGAGAGATACGGAGTGGTCATCGTTGGAGGGGGCGTGCCCAAGAACTTCACACTCCAGGCAATGCTGCTTGCACACGGCTACGATTATGCTGTCCAGATCACCACGGATTCGCCCCAGTGGGGCGGGCTTAGCGGGGCCACACTTGATGAGGCGAAGAGCTGGTGCAAGCTGAAGGAAAATGCAAAATCTGTAACAGCATACGTGGATGCAACAATAGCTCTGCCGTTGATTTATGCCTACCTTGCTGATGAGCTTGGGGATAAATCCTGA
- a CDS encoding RtcB family protein, which translates to MENILKKITDYKWELPKSYKTGMRVPAYFYINRKLMEMLERDAMVQAANVATMPGIQVASLVMPDVHVGYGFPIGGVAAFDAEDGVVSPGGVGFDINCGVRLLTTSLKVDEVKPKIKTLVDELFVAVPSGVGSEGRLRVTDRELDEIFVDGVKWAIENGYGRKEDADRCEENGALDGAKPEVVSKRARNRGRGQLGTLGSGNHFLEIQYVDKIYDHETAKAFGLEEGMVTVMIHTGSRGLGHQVCTDFLTVLDRAVKKYRIKLPDRQLACAPINSREGEDYFGGMASSANFAWTNRQIITHWVRETFQKVFGMSEEDLGMDLVYDVAHNIAKFETHVVEGEKFRVVVHRKGATRAFGPGSKEVPAIYRDVGQPVIIPGSMGTPSYVLVGTEKAMEETFGSTCHGSGRVMSRAAAKRKLRGDRIRADLMREGIYVRATHGALLAEEAPQAYKSSDDVVNVVDRAGISKIVARLRPLGVAKG; encoded by the coding sequence ATGGAGAACATTCTGAAAAAGATTACGGATTACAAGTGGGAACTGCCAAAATCATACAAAACTGGCATGAGGGTGCCGGCTTATTTCTACATCAACAGAAAGCTCATGGAAATGCTTGAAAGAGACGCGATGGTTCAGGCGGCCAATGTTGCAACAATGCCCGGAATACAGGTTGCATCCTTGGTCATGCCTGATGTTCATGTGGGGTATGGTTTTCCGATCGGTGGTGTTGCGGCGTTTGATGCTGAAGACGGTGTTGTAAGCCCCGGTGGAGTGGGTTTCGACATAAACTGCGGTGTCAGGCTTTTAACAACCAGTCTTAAGGTTGATGAGGTTAAACCTAAAATAAAGACCCTTGTTGACGAACTCTTCGTTGCCGTCCCCTCAGGAGTTGGAAGTGAGGGAAGGCTGAGGGTCACCGACAGAGAGCTTGATGAGATATTTGTTGACGGAGTTAAATGGGCAATAGAGAACGGGTACGGGAGAAAGGAGGACGCTGACAGGTGTGAGGAGAATGGAGCACTTGATGGAGCCAAGCCCGAGGTTGTGAGCAAAAGGGCGAGAAACAGGGGGAGAGGACAGCTCGGCACACTTGGCAGTGGAAATCACTTCCTCGAAATCCAGTATGTGGACAAGATATATGACCATGAAACTGCTAAAGCATTTGGACTGGAGGAAGGGATGGTCACCGTGATGATCCACACCGGCAGCAGAGGTCTCGGACACCAGGTGTGTACAGATTTCCTGACCGTGCTTGACAGGGCCGTTAAGAAATACCGGATAAAACTGCCGGACAGGCAGCTCGCCTGTGCGCCAATAAACAGCAGAGAGGGAGAGGATTACTTTGGCGGTATGGCTTCTTCGGCCAACTTCGCCTGGACAAACAGGCAGATCATAACTCACTGGGTTAGGGAAACATTTCAGAAGGTATTTGGCATGAGTGAGGAAGACCTCGGAATGGACCTTGTTTACGATGTTGCCCACAACATCGCCAAGTTTGAAACCCATGTGGTTGAGGGGGAGAAATTCAGGGTTGTCGTACACAGGAAAGGCGCCACCAGAGCATTCGGGCCGGGCAGTAAGGAAGTCCCGGCAATATACAGAGACGTCGGTCAGCCCGTGATAATCCCCGGAAGCATGGGAACTCCGAGCTATGTTCTTGTAGGGACGGAAAAGGCCATGGAGGAGACTTTCGGCTCGACCTGTCACGGCAGTGGCAGAGTTATGAGCAGAGCGGCAGCAAAGAGAAAACTGAGAGGCGACAGAATAAGGGCAGACCTCATGAGGGAAGGAATTTATGTCAGGGCAACCCACGGAGCATTGCTTGCTGAAGAGGCGCCTCAGGCATACAAGAGCAGCGACGATGTTGTGAATGTCGTTGATCGGGCAGGCATCTCGAAAATAGTAGCAAGACTGAGACCATTGGGAGTTGCAAAGGGATGA
- a CDS encoding DUF211 domain-containing protein, translating into MAGIRRLVLDVLKPHEPSNLLLAKILSELEFVDGVNLSLYEIDQNTENVKITIVGDDMDFDEIKKTIESLGGVIHSVDEVVAGKRIVETVLTEQDR; encoded by the coding sequence GTGGCAGGAATAAGAAGGCTTGTCCTGGATGTTTTAAAACCCCATGAACCCAGCAATCTGCTCCTTGCAAAGATACTCAGTGAGCTTGAGTTCGTTGACGGAGTCAACCTCAGCCTCTATGAGATAGACCAGAATACAGAGAACGTCAAGATCACAATAGTGGGCGATGACATGGATTTTGATGAAATTAAGAAAACGATTGAGAGTCTCGGGGGTGTGATTCACAGCGTTGATGAGGTTGTAGCGGGTAAAAGAATTGTGGAAACAGTGCTCACCGAACAGGACAGGTAA
- a CDS encoding twin-arginine translocase TatA/TatE family subunit — translation MFGWGEMGLVIILALLLLGPDNMVDAARKMGRLYAEYKKARRRLELEILYGFSPPDESILQKVNEVREKSITESVRKNIVEFEQPKGINNRDSSSSESEVKQ, via the coding sequence ATGTTTGGCTGGGGAGAGATGGGGCTCGTGATAATCCTCGCACTGCTTCTGCTGGGCCCCGACAACATGGTCGATGCGGCAAGGAAAATGGGCAGGCTCTATGCAGAATACAAAAAAGCCCGCAGAAGGCTCGAACTCGAAATACTTTACGGGTTCAGCCCCCCGGATGAATCAATTCTTCAGAAGGTGAATGAGGTCAGGGAAAAGTCCATAACCGAGTCTGTCAGGAAAAATATTGTTGAATTCGAGCAACCTAAAGGTATAAATAATCGTGATTCGAGTAGTTCTGAAAGTGAGGTGAAACAATGA